In Arachis hypogaea cultivar Tifrunner chromosome 17, arahy.Tifrunner.gnm2.J5K5, whole genome shotgun sequence, a single window of DNA contains:
- the LOC112765179 gene encoding cyclin-D4-2, whose translation MAPSFDCVSSLLCAEDTSFFDDNPYGGSGGAMDEVFDEDSWRPRCYNNKKGCNFDGDEADGYPLQSDECVAVMMEKECEHWHGGAAYLNRLQSGDLDFGARNEAIHWIEKVRAHFGFGPLCEYLSINYLDRFLSSYELPKGRTWTMQLLAVACLSIAAKIDETEVPFTLDLQVGESKFVFEAKTIQRMELLVLSTLRWRMNAITPFSFIDYFLSKINDGNESPSLRSSILRSIQLILSTTRGIEFLEFKPSEIAAAVAISVVGETEPVDTEKTTSVLIQYIDKGRVFKCFELIKELALNIVNVNDPNGSSSTIHCGVPQSPIGVLDALCFSYKSDDSNAGSCASSSHTTPDPKRRKLNKTCGSEALL comes from the exons atggcaccaagctttgatTGCGTTTCAAGCCTGCTCTGTGCAGAGGACACAAGCTTCTTCGATGATAATCCTTATGGGGGTAGTGGTGGTGCCATGGATGAAGTGTTTGATGAGGATTCATGGCGTCCTAGgtgttataataataaaaaaggttGCAACTTTGATGGTGATGAGGCAGATGGGTATCCATTGCAGAGTGATGAGTGTGTGGCagtgatgatggaaaaggagtgTGAACACTGGCATGGTGGTGCCGCTTACTTGAACAGGTTACAATCTGGGGATTTGGATTTTGGGGCCAGAAATGAGGCCATTCATTGGATTGAAAAG GTTCGAGCACATTTTGGTTTTGGACCTCTATGTGAATATCTATCTATAAATTACTTGGATCGATTTCTTTCATCGTATGAATTACCA AAGGGAAGAACTTGGACAATGCAATTGCTGGCAGTGGCCTGTTTATCAATTGCAGCGAAAATTGATGAGACTGAAGTTCCTTTCACCCTTGATTTGCAG GTTGGTGAATCCAAGTTTGTATTCGAAGCTAAAACCATACAGAGAATGGAGCTTCTAGTACTAAGCACATTGAGGTGGAGAATGAATGCAATTACTCCATTCTCCTTCATTGATTATTTCCTTTCCAAGATCAATGATGGTAATGAGAGTCCATCATTAAGATCGTCGATCTTGCGATCCATCCAGCTTATCTTGAGTACCACAAGAG ggattgAGTTCTTGGAGTTCAAGCCATCAGAGATTGCAGCGGCAGTGGCAATATCTGTTGTCGGGGAAACCGAACCGGTTGACACTGAGAAAACTACTTCTGTTCTGATTCAATACATAGACAAG GGGAGAGTGTTCAAGTGTTTTGAATTGATCAAGGAACTTGCATTGAACATTGTGAATGTCAATGATCCAAATGGTTCTTCTTCTACAATCCATTGTGGTGTGCCTCAAAGTCCAATAGGAGTGTTAGATGCATTGTGCTTCAGCTACAAAAGTGATGACTCAAATGCAGGTTCATGTGCAAGTTCTTCACACACAACTCCAGATCCTAAAAGGAGGAAGCTAAACAAAACTTGTGGATCAGAGGCACTATTGTAG